The following are from one region of the Myotis daubentonii chromosome 2, mMyoDau2.1, whole genome shotgun sequence genome:
- the LOC132225953 gene encoding F-box only protein 31-like produces the protein MEECACLCSVGSSRGCRCRQECQGPAERAVAEGKLVLAEKHLEADTAVPCCAGSGGIASPMPPPHCFLQDLPNLEMMGMSYREVYVKLFPYRNILGLWQLDTEGYRTIVNVVVDGLYITGWRYKPSLNTHVDDPIQFEPSFRIRLTERKPATVECMEDIYYFSNSHHLQIQENRFSIQWIKRDHQKDLTTRLRKELGLVLEDRLLSDWLTYRRLYLPPSHLDDLIRPGLFHGKYDGFGPMIAMLSFHGKYAREIDEQVIREQQQQQENVIEESEGHGWQSPAQPSVGESEAAASEEQPVPFVLPVGMRSRDQIYPQTCKMCFYGIYIGPLAPFGYPRRYPGVFILLDENHFEFIWLEKKYFILFGRRITIQAMSADLPELKSFPKKQNKSIS, from the exons ATGGAGGAGTGCGCTTGCCTCTGTAGTGTGGGCTCTTCGCGGGGATGTCGGTGTCGTCAGGagtgccagggcccagctgagagGGCAGTGGCCGAAGGCAAGCTGGTCCTGGCAGAAAAGCACCTCGAGGCTGACACAGCAGTGCCGTGCTGTGCAGGGAGTGGAGGAATTGCAAGCCCCATGCCGCCCCCGCACTGCTTCctgcaggacctgccg AACCTGGAGATGATGGGTATGTCTTATCGAGAAGTCTATGTGAAGCTGTTCCCATACAGAAACATTTTGGGTTTGTGGCAGCTAGATACTGAGGGCTATAGAACAATAGTGAATGTAGTGGTGGACGGTTTATACATTACTGGTTGGAGGTACAAGCCTTCCCTTAACACCCATGTGGATGACCCAATACAATTCGAGCCCTCGTTTAGAATTCGCCTGACGGAGAGGAAACCAGCCACGGTGGAGTGCATGGAGGACATCTACTACTTTTCCAACAGCCACCACCTGCAGATTCAGGAGAACAGGTTCAGCATCCAGTGGATCAAGAGAGACCACCAAAAGGATTTAACAACGCGGCTTAGGAAAgaattggggctggtgctggaggaCAGACTGCTGTCTGACTGGCTGACCTACCGCCGCCTCTATCTCCCACCAAGCCACCtggacgacctcatcaggccaggcctcttccacgGCAAATACGATGGCTTCGGCCCTATGAttgccatgctcagcttccatgggaagtatgccagg GAGATTGACgagcaggtgatccgggagcagcagcagcagcaagaaaacGTGATtgaggaaagcgagggccatggctggcagagccctgcccagcccagcgtggGGGAGTCCGAGGCTGCAGCttcggaggagcagcctgtcccgtttgttctgcctgtgggcatGCGCTCAAGAGACCAGATCTACCCCCAAACCTGCAAGATGTGTTTCTATGGCATTTACATTGGTCCCTTAGCTCCCTTCGGCTACCCCAGGCGCTaccctggagtcttcatcctgttgGATGAGAACCACTTCGAGTTCATCTGGCTGGAGAAGAAATACTTCATCCTgttcggcaga AGAATAACTATTCAAGCCATGTCAGCAGATTTACCAGAGCTCAAATCATTCCCCAAGAAACAGAACAAGTCTATTTCATAG